A genomic stretch from Oryzias latipes chromosome 24, ASM223467v1 includes:
- the LOC101155657 gene encoding uncharacterized protein LOC101155657 isoform X1: MGSDLFGTNIRRKKRPTAPKPSHRGRREEKTKNFQSHQSLNWKRMKSIVMFLVLSTVTAQPAVSAPSDPGYSGKDAAQTDDSNKLTIAHKYLEKDLQNLDKRFWPDMFTVATKGVDLAHHLIHGHKHLDQQDLDKRSWSDIFATATKGVDLAHHLIHGHKHLDQQDLDKRSWSDIFETAIKGVDLAHHLIHGNKHLDQQDLDKRSMSDILAAAAKAVDSAYGVIHGGGKGSGAGNQT, translated from the exons ATGGGATCTGACCTGTTTGGCACAAATAtaaggaggaagaagagacCAACAGCACCCAAGCCTTCTCACAGAGGACGCCGAGAAGAAAAGACCAAAAACTTTCAGTCACATCAATCTTTAAATTGGAAAAG GATGAAGAGTATTGTGATGTTTCTTGTGCTGTCCACCGTGACGGCTCAGCCGGCAGTGTCTGCTCCTTCAGATCCTGGATACTCTGGAAAAGATGCTGCTCAGACTGATGACAGTAATAA aTTAACGATTGCTCACAAATACCTGGAAAAGGACCTGCAGAACCTGGACAAAAGATTCTGGCCAGATATGTTTACAGTTGCTACTAAAGGCGTGGATTTGGCCCACCA tttgATCCATGGTCACAAACACTTGGACCAGCAGGATCTGGACAAACGATCCTGGTCGGATATCTTTGCAACAGCTACTAAAGGCGTGGATTTGGCCCACCA tTTGATCCATGGTCACAAACACTTGGACCAGCAGGATCTGGACAAACGATCCTGGTCGGATATTTTTGAAACAGCTATTAAAGGCGTGGATTTGGCCCACCA tttgATCCATGGTAACAAACACTTGGACCAGCAGGATCTGGACAAACGGTCCATGTCGGATATCTTGGCAGCAGCTGCTAAAGCTGTGGATTCGGCCTACGG TGTCATCCATGGTGGGGGGAAAGGAAGTGGTGCTGGAAATCAAACCTGA
- the LOC101155657 gene encoding uncharacterized protein LOC101155657 isoform X2 has translation MGSDLFGTNIRRKKRPTAPKPSHRGRREEKTKNFQSHQSLNWKRMKSIVMFLVLSTVTAQPAVSAPSDPGYSGKDAAQTDDSNKLTIAHKYLEKDLQNLDKRFWPDMFTVATKGVDLAHHLIHGHKHLDQQDLDKRSWSDIFATATKGVDLAHHLIHGNKHLDQQDLDKRSMSDILAAAAKAVDSAYGVIHGGGKGSGAGNQT, from the exons ATGGGATCTGACCTGTTTGGCACAAATAtaaggaggaagaagagacCAACAGCACCCAAGCCTTCTCACAGAGGACGCCGAGAAGAAAAGACCAAAAACTTTCAGTCACATCAATCTTTAAATTGGAAAAG GATGAAGAGTATTGTGATGTTTCTTGTGCTGTCCACCGTGACGGCTCAGCCGGCAGTGTCTGCTCCTTCAGATCCTGGATACTCTGGAAAAGATGCTGCTCAGACTGATGACAGTAATAA aTTAACGATTGCTCACAAATACCTGGAAAAGGACCTGCAGAACCTGGACAAAAGATTCTGGCCAGATATGTTTACAGTTGCTACTAAAGGCGTGGATTTGGCCCACCA tttgATCCATGGTCACAAACACTTGGACCAGCAGGATCTGGACAAACGATCCTGGTCGGATATCTTTGCAACAGCTACTAAAGGCGTGGATTTGGCCCACCA tttgATCCATGGTAACAAACACTTGGACCAGCAGGATCTGGACAAACGGTCCATGTCGGATATCTTGGCAGCAGCTGCTAAAGCTGTGGATTCGGCCTACGG TGTCATCCATGGTGGGGGGAAAGGAAGTGGTGCTGGAAATCAAACCTGA